In a genomic window of Leifsonia xyli subsp. cynodontis DSM 46306:
- a CDS encoding Fic/DOC family protein, which produces MSVDDKYTYPGSGGVLVNHYNIRDAAKLDQALNAVASVRWAAMSREPLPTRFDVAQLQAIHRRLFDEIYPFAGQLRDVDAQAMGTGIPYSRPEFIPAQARAIDDALRRDNYLRGMPHDQFVDRLAYHWGELTALHPMRDGNTRSQSAFITQLAAAAGYRIDWERVDVDELRTVRLQAVASSERPLVDYLRDRVQSYAAQDRSEHRETMTGLTFEQSPRGQQMRSFIEMQRRAFGQDPEGIMRPPTGDAAASRPRPPEGRSTEQRRGLS; this is translated from the coding sequence GTGAGCGTCGACGACAAGTACACCTACCCCGGCTCCGGGGGAGTGCTGGTCAACCACTACAACATCCGCGACGCGGCCAAGCTCGATCAGGCCCTCAACGCCGTCGCATCCGTACGGTGGGCGGCCATGTCCCGCGAGCCGCTGCCGACACGTTTCGACGTCGCGCAGCTCCAGGCGATCCACCGTCGCCTGTTCGACGAGATTTACCCCTTCGCCGGCCAACTGCGCGACGTCGACGCGCAGGCGATGGGGACCGGCATCCCGTACAGCCGGCCCGAGTTCATCCCCGCCCAGGCACGCGCGATCGACGACGCGCTACGACGGGACAACTACCTGCGCGGGATGCCGCATGACCAGTTCGTCGACCGGCTCGCGTACCACTGGGGCGAGCTGACGGCGCTGCACCCGATGAGAGACGGCAACACCCGAAGCCAGAGCGCTTTCATCACCCAGCTCGCGGCCGCCGCCGGCTACCGCATCGACTGGGAGCGCGTCGACGTCGACGAGCTGCGCACCGTCCGACTGCAGGCGGTCGCCAGCTCGGAGCGGCCCCTGGTCGACTACCTGCGCGATCGCGTGCAGAGCTACGCCGCGCAGGACCGCTCGGAGCACCGAGAGACGATGACGGGGCTGACGTTCGAGCAGAGCCCGCGAGGACAACAGATGCGTTCGTTCATCGAGATGCAGCGCCGCGCCTTCGGGCAGGACCCGGAGGGCATCATGCGCCCGCCCACGGGCGAT